A window of Chitinophagales bacterium contains these coding sequences:
- a CDS encoding DMT family transporter, translated as MRNAFLYLHISVFLAGFTGIIGKYITLNEAMLVWYRLLISAATMWILFSLRGRIKKIPLRDIAGLFGIGLLAALHWVSFFGSIKYANVSVALVCFSSVGFFTAILEPILYRKRIDPFDLFLGLLVMLGIFIIFHFDTRYATGIILGVISALLLAFVMIFIRQFAARINTETLLTWQLSGGFLSLSALLPVYLHFFPATQFLPTTNDWIWLLILSWFCSVIAFQLTTAALRKLSAFTVNLSFNLEPVYGILLAFILFRENKDLNQGFFIGLFLIILSVVLQMARILRNKPQGT; from the coding sequence ATGCGCAACGCCTTTCTCTACCTCCACATTTCAGTCTTTCTCGCCGGGTTTACGGGGATCATAGGAAAATACATCACATTGAATGAGGCGATGCTGGTTTGGTATCGTTTGCTGATCAGTGCGGCAACTATGTGGATATTGTTTTCTTTGCGGGGAAGGATCAAAAAGATACCATTACGGGATATAGCCGGGCTGTTTGGAATTGGTTTATTGGCAGCCTTGCACTGGGTGAGTTTTTTTGGATCCATCAAATACGCCAATGTATCTGTTGCATTGGTATGTTTTTCGTCTGTTGGTTTTTTTACGGCTATTCTTGAACCGATCCTTTACCGCAAAAGGATCGATCCATTTGATCTCTTCCTGGGATTACTGGTGATGCTGGGTATTTTCATCATTTTTCATTTTGATACACGTTATGCTACCGGGATCATTCTGGGTGTGATCTCGGCTTTGTTGCTGGCTTTTGTAATGATTTTTATCCGCCAGTTCGCGGCACGCATCAATACCGAAACCCTGCTTACCTGGCAATTGAGTGGTGGGTTCCTTTCCCTTTCCGCTCTGCTTCCCGTGTACCTGCATTTTTTCCCGGCTACTCAATTCCTGCCCACCACCAATGACTGGATCTGGTTATTGATCCTTTCCTGGTTTTGTTCGGTTATCGCCTTCCAATTAACTACGGCGGCCCTTCGAAAACTCTCCGCCTTTACAGTCAATCTTTCCTTTAACCTCGAACCCGTTTATGGGATCCTGCTGGCTTTTATTCTCTTTCGGGAAAACAAGGACCTGAACCAGGGATTCTTCATCGGCCTTTTCCTGATCATACTTTCCGTCGTCCTCCAGATGGCCCGAATTTTACGGAATAAGCCTCAGGGAACATAG
- a CDS encoding polyprenol monophosphomannose synthase, giving the protein MEKLVIIPTYNEKDNINAILLAIFSLQQNFHVLVIDDGSPDGTADIVRRLQSKYPGVLFLEERKGKLGLGTAYIHGFKWALEKGYQYIFEMDADFSHNPGDLQRLYEAAQEENADVVVGSRYVEGGGFVDWPRNRILLSKGASLYTRLILWIPVRDTTAGFVCYSRKVLEAINLDQIHFVGYAFQIEMKFVAWKLGFTITEVPIIFRDRTVGTSKMNKGIVKEGILGVLKLRWYSLFTNYRKRVKVGGMSMHEA; this is encoded by the coding sequence TTGGAAAAGTTAGTCATTATACCAACATATAACGAAAAGGATAATATCAATGCTATCCTTTTGGCCATCTTTTCCCTTCAACAAAATTTTCATGTACTGGTGATCGACGACGGTTCTCCCGACGGGACCGCGGATATTGTACGTCGGTTACAGTCCAAGTATCCCGGGGTATTATTTCTGGAAGAACGGAAGGGTAAGCTCGGATTGGGAACGGCCTATATACATGGTTTTAAATGGGCGCTGGAAAAAGGGTATCAATACATTTTTGAAATGGATGCCGATTTTTCCCATAACCCCGGCGATCTTCAACGATTGTATGAAGCGGCACAGGAAGAAAATGCTGATGTAGTGGTAGGCTCCAGGTATGTGGAAGGGGGAGGTTTTGTGGATTGGCCAAGAAACCGGATCCTGCTATCCAAAGGAGCCTCGCTCTATACCCGGTTAATTCTTTGGATACCTGTAAGGGATACCACGGCCGGCTTTGTATGTTATAGTCGAAAAGTACTCGAGGCCATCAACCTCGATCAGATACATTTTGTGGGTTATGCATTCCAGATCGAAATGAAATTTGTGGCCTGGAAACTCGGATTTACCATCACCGAGGTCCCCATCATCTTCCGCGACCGTACCGTAGGTACTTCTAAAATGAACAAAGGAATTGTAAAAGAAGGAATCCTTGGTGTATTAAAACTCAGATGGTATAGCCTGTTCACGAATTATAGAAAGAGAGTGAAGGTGGGGGGAATGTCGATGCATGAAGCGTGA
- a CDS encoding MFS transporter yields MSTNSQKLSVLEKVGYSLGDLAANLIFQTLMAFLAFFYTDIYNIPPAKASAVMLVGGIFGAFFNIIMGVIADRTNTRWGKFRPWVLWTAIPFGVISLLAFSTPNFNESGKVIYAFITYFLLVIVYSANNLPYSALSGVLTGDMKERNSLSSYRFVSVMIAQFIIQVLLLPIAISVGHGDKAAGFEKVMLVFAITGVICFLITFLTTRERIVPPKEQKTPILQDLKDLAANRPWVIMLVLTILVFITLALKGGMNIYYFKYYLTEQSQLAFLDQVGFNRIINWLSGIFGAEAFAEFSKPGSAPYAASSFTSAFSTIAMIIGILFSKSLADRFGKRNVFGVFITLSALCLILILFFGPTAVMAVFLTQVLHGFIYGITIPLLWAMIADVADYSEWKNNRRATAIIFSAMIFGLKIGLSVGGALSTWVLSRFGYVADAAVQTPSAIKAIQFLVSLVPGLIFIGGALLLFWYAIDKKMEVRIENELRTKRINA; encoded by the coding sequence ATGTCTACAAATTCCCAAAAACTATCTGTACTTGAAAAGGTCGGATATAGTCTTGGCGACCTTGCCGCCAATCTTATTTTCCAAACCCTTATGGCCTTTCTGGCTTTCTTTTATACCGATATCTACAATATCCCACCTGCTAAGGCAAGTGCGGTCATGTTGGTAGGCGGTATTTTTGGTGCCTTTTTTAATATCATCATGGGGGTCATAGCCGATCGTACCAATACGCGTTGGGGAAAATTTCGTCCCTGGGTTTTATGGACCGCTATTCCCTTTGGCGTGATTTCGCTGCTGGCATTTTCAACTCCCAACTTCAATGAAAGCGGGAAAGTCATTTATGCCTTTATCACCTATTTTCTACTGGTGATCGTTTATTCGGCCAACAACCTTCCGTATTCGGCGCTCAGTGGTGTTCTCACCGGTGATATGAAGGAGAGAAACAGTTTGTCCTCTTACCGGTTTGTGTCCGTGATGATCGCGCAGTTTATCATTCAGGTGCTTTTGTTACCTATTGCTATTTCAGTGGGCCATGGAGACAAAGCCGCCGGGTTTGAAAAGGTGATGCTTGTGTTTGCCATCACCGGTGTGATCTGTTTTCTTATAACGTTTCTGACCACCCGCGAACGGATCGTTCCACCCAAAGAACAAAAGACACCCATTCTTCAGGACCTGAAAGACCTGGCTGCCAACCGTCCCTGGGTTATCATGCTGGTGCTGACGATCCTGGTGTTTATCACCCTGGCCTTAAAAGGCGGTATGAACATTTATTATTTTAAGTATTACCTCACCGAACAAAGTCAATTGGCCTTCCTTGACCAGGTTGGATTTAACCGGATCATTAACTGGTTGAGTGGAATTTTTGGCGCCGAAGCTTTTGCCGAGTTTAGTAAACCAGGAAGCGCGCCTTATGCTGCCTCCAGTTTTACCAGTGCCTTTAGTACCATCGCCATGATCATCGGTATTTTGTTTTCTAAATCATTGGCCGATCGTTTTGGGAAAAGAAATGTATTCGGGGTTTTTATAACACTGTCGGCGCTTTGTCTGATCCTCATTCTCTTCTTCGGCCCAACCGCGGTGATGGCGGTATTTCTGACCCAGGTATTACATGGGTTTATTTATGGCATCACCATTCCGCTGCTTTGGGCTATGATCGCGGATGTGGCGGATTACAGCGAATGGAAGAATAACCGTCGGGCTACCGCTATTATTTTCTCCGCAATGATCTTTGGCCTGAAGATCGGATTAAGTGTAGGAGGGGCCCTGTCCACCTGGGTATTATCAAGGTTTGGGTATGTGGCGGATGCGGCTGTTCAAACCCCTTCCGCTATCAAGGCCATTCAATTCCTGGTAAGCCTTGTTCCCGGATTGATCTTTATTGGCGGAGCGCTTCTTTTATTCTGGTACGCCATTGATAAAAAGATGGAGGTGCGTATAGAAAATGAACTCCGCACAAAACGTATTAACGCTTAA
- the ytxJ gene encoding bacillithiol system redox-active protein YtxJ yields the protein MKWNVLTDESQLPGIIERSHVRPQVIYKHSSRCNISSIALRRLENEPFPETIDFHFLDLLSYRSLSNKIAEQFKVHHESPQVILLHNGEAVYDESHLSIDMQEIVEQTTLLSK from the coding sequence ATGAAATGGAATGTATTGACCGATGAATCCCAACTGCCTGGGATCATTGAGCGTTCGCATGTTCGTCCACAAGTAATCTATAAACACAGTTCCCGTTGTAATATCAGTTCCATCGCCCTTCGCCGGCTGGAAAATGAGCCATTCCCGGAAACGATCGACTTTCATTTTCTCGACCTGCTCTCCTACCGGTCGCTATCCAACAAAATTGCGGAACAATTCAAGGTCCACCACGAATCACCCCAGGTGATCCTGTTGCACAATGGTGAGGCAGTGTACGACGAAAGCCACCTGTCGATCGATATGCAGGAAATCGTCGAACAAACTACCTTACTGAGTAAGTAA
- a CDS encoding glycoside hydrolase family 43 protein: MPEDSIVHINFNELDQKAISQPLVTHLYTADPSAHVFNGRIYFYPSHDIEAGIPFDDLGSHFAMEDYHVFSLSRPGAHVTDHGVALHVQDVPWAEKQMWAPDCAEKDGKYYLYFPAKKPDGIFQIGVAVSDRPEGPFVPQPNPIKGSYSIDPAVYKDDDGSYYMYFGGIWGGQLQSYRQNQYSPENLEPDPHAIALGPRVAKLSSNMVELAEEVKEILILDEKGRPLLAGDNDRRFFEASWMHKYQGKYYFSYSTGDTHYLCYAIGDNPYGPFTYAGRILEPVVGWTSHHSIVEFEGEWYLFYHDSSLSKGVTHLRSVKMTRLEYDGEGRIKTIDPYGRP, translated from the coding sequence ATGCCTGAAGACAGCATTGTTCATATCAACTTCAATGAACTTGACCAGAAGGCGATTTCCCAACCGCTGGTGACTCATCTTTACACCGCCGATCCATCTGCCCATGTATTTAACGGGCGGATCTATTTTTATCCTTCACACGATATCGAGGCAGGTATACCTTTTGATGACCTGGGTAGCCATTTCGCTATGGAGGATTATCATGTATTTTCTCTGTCCAGGCCAGGCGCTCATGTTACCGATCATGGTGTTGCCCTTCATGTTCAGGATGTGCCTTGGGCAGAGAAGCAGATGTGGGCGCCGGATTGTGCAGAGAAGGATGGAAAGTATTATCTCTATTTCCCTGCAAAAAAACCAGATGGAATATTTCAGATAGGGGTGGCCGTGAGTGACCGCCCGGAAGGGCCTTTTGTACCACAACCAAACCCAATCAAAGGGAGCTATTCCATTGATCCCGCAGTGTACAAGGATGATGACGGGAGTTATTACATGTACTTTGGTGGAATCTGGGGAGGGCAGTTACAATCATACCGGCAAAACCAGTATTCACCTGAGAACCTTGAACCCGATCCACATGCGATAGCACTGGGCCCCCGGGTGGCCAAACTTTCATCCAATATGGTTGAACTTGCGGAGGAAGTGAAAGAGATCCTGATACTGGATGAAAAAGGCAGGCCTTTATTGGCTGGTGACAATGATCGGCGGTTTTTTGAAGCCAGTTGGATGCATAAATACCAGGGGAAATATTATTTCTCCTATTCTACCGGGGATACCCATTATCTCTGTTATGCCATTGGCGACAACCCTTATGGCCCCTTCACCTATGCCGGCCGTATACTGGAGCCGGTGGTAGGATGGACCAGCCATCACTCCATAGTGGAATTTGAAGGAGAGTGGTACCTGTTTTATCATGACAGCAGCCTGAGCAAAGGCGTCACGCATTTGCGTAGCGTAAAAATGACCAGGCTTGAATATGATGGAGAGGGGAGGATCAAGACCATTGATCCCTATGGGCGCCCTTAA
- a CDS encoding SDR family oxidoreductase codes for MSSSQIAIVTGGGSGLGFAIAQKFVQHGITTIIVGRDMEKLEKARAQIGEGCHARSCDVSDLATLPAFVEGIVRDFGKVDILVNNAGINHKKPLVEVTDEDFQRVITTNLTAVFSLSREVVKDMLKRSSGCIINISSMAAQYGLPKVIAYSASKTAIDGVTRAMAVELGPIGIRVNAIAPGFIYSEMTAAALNSDPERKAKVFGRTPMGKMGQPEDIAHAALYLASEGASFVTGIVMPVDGGNSIGF; via the coding sequence ATGTCAAGTTCTCAAATTGCGATTGTGACCGGTGGCGGGAGCGGACTCGGTTTTGCAATTGCTCAGAAATTTGTTCAGCATGGGATCACAACCATTATCGTTGGCCGGGATATGGAAAAATTGGAAAAAGCCCGCGCCCAGATCGGGGAAGGCTGTCATGCCCGCTCCTGTGATGTGAGTGACCTTGCCACCCTGCCAGCATTCGTTGAAGGCATTGTCCGCGATTTTGGAAAAGTGGATATCCTGGTCAATAATGCCGGGATCAATCATAAAAAACCCCTGGTGGAAGTGACCGATGAAGATTTTCAGCGGGTGATCACCACCAATCTTACGGCTGTATTCTCTCTCAGTCGGGAAGTGGTGAAGGATATGCTTAAACGTTCCTCCGGATGCATCATTAATATCTCCAGTATGGCCGCGCAATACGGGTTGCCCAAGGTGATTGCTTATTCAGCGTCCAAGACTGCAATCGATGGCGTTACCCGCGCCATGGCGGTGGAGCTCGGGCCCATAGGTATACGTGTCAACGCTATCGCACCCGGGTTTATTTATAGCGAAATGACTGCAGCGGCCCTGAATAGTGATCCCGAAAGAAAAGCCAAAGTATTTGGCCGCACACCTATGGGTAAAATGGGGCAGCCGGAGGATATCGCGCATGCGGCTCTCTATCTGGCCAGTGAAGGTGCCTCTTTTGTAACCGGAATCGTAATGCCCGTGGATGGTGGCAATAGCATAGGTTTCTAA
- a CDS encoding 3'-5' exonuclease — MLHLKKPLAFIDLETTGTNLGTDRIIEIAIVKHLPDGNRSQKRRLINPEMPIPAQSTEIHGITDEMVKDAPTFKQVAQELKQMLDGCDIAGYNSNRFDIPLLVEEFIRVEVDFDMKGRRMLDVQRIFHLMEPRTLSAAYKFYCDKTLENAHSAEADAQATAEILESQLKRYPSLGDSVDSVLKAIGEEVIVDFARRFGVENGVEVFNFGKHKGRPVSDVLRAEPQYYDWMMRGDFPRHTKQKLTEIYTRTLLKKN, encoded by the coding sequence ATGTTGCACCTTAAGAAACCATTGGCCTTCATAGACCTGGAAACCACCGGGACGAATCTTGGCACCGACCGTATCATTGAAATTGCTATTGTTAAACATCTTCCGGATGGAAATCGTAGCCAGAAACGCAGGCTCATTAACCCCGAGATGCCAATTCCTGCTCAATCAACTGAAATTCACGGAATTACAGACGAAATGGTAAAAGATGCCCCTACTTTTAAGCAGGTGGCCCAGGAATTGAAGCAAATGCTCGATGGCTGTGACATTGCCGGGTACAATTCCAACCGGTTTGATATTCCCCTGCTGGTGGAAGAGTTTATCCGCGTAGAGGTTGATTTTGATATGAAAGGTCGCCGGATGTTGGATGTACAGCGCATTTTCCACCTCATGGAACCCAGAACCCTTAGTGCAGCCTATAAATTTTATTGTGATAAGACCCTTGAGAATGCCCACAGCGCCGAAGCAGATGCCCAGGCAACGGCGGAAATTCTCGAATCTCAGCTCAAACGGTACCCCTCACTGGGCGATTCAGTGGATTCTGTACTAAAGGCGATCGGTGAAGAAGTGATCGTTGATTTTGCCCGTCGTTTTGGGGTGGAAAACGGGGTAGAGGTCTTCAATTTTGGAAAACATAAAGGCAGACCGGTTTCCGATGTACTACGTGCCGAACCGCAGTATTATGACTGGATGATGCGCGGCGATTTTCCCCGTCATACCAAACAGAAACTCACTGAAATATATACACGCACCCTTCTGAAAAAGAATTAA
- a CDS encoding S9 family peptidase produces the protein MKKALFSFFFVLPLMTLFAQKKPLDHSVYDGWQSIGERQISPNGKWVVYTIDVQEGDNELVIQSSDARSKLTIPRGYNATVTSDNRYVIFKIKPLFKDTREAKIKKKKPEEFPKDSLGIVVLGNDSVWKKPLVAGFKVPEVFNGWIAYTLEKEKGSEKDGADLLLYQVVKNETRKFSQVAEYLFDKNGDRLLVYQTKKAKDSLGMSMVLYHDIFSNQTDTLSRGGVAFKNFVVAENGKQVAYVAQRDSSEKALQQFYGLWFYREGMDSAQLVVNRKSTGMQLGMTVSEFGNLSFSKNNNRLFFGSSAILPPKDTTIPDIDKVSLDIWHYKEDYLQTVQQVRANRDLRESFLAVYDIETGWVKQLASRELPTVMMTNEGDGDQFVGITDFGKRVESQWTGNTKKDIYLIDVNTGRARLIKENLEGVIAPSYVSPSGKYVAWYDYKSKAYFVHDGNTAHNLTAGIKVKLYDEGHDSPSEPSPYGGMGWQTGDSALFVYDRFEIWKLDLTGKAAPVRVFATQDPRKKNIVIRRVITDREEKYIKPEERQVFSLFSEENKSFRIWQSSLNKPEALPVVNTGNDYGNPIKAKDAETFLFTRENFRESPDLFTQASGGTETRLSAINPQQSDYWWGTAELISWKAYNGKQATGIVYKPENFDPKKKYPMICYFYEEMSNTLHTYYAPAPIRSAINIPFYTSRGYVIFVPDIKYKIGYPGQGAYDYVVSGARAVVRKGYVDSTRMAIQGHSWGGYQVAYLITRTNLFKAAWSGAPVVNMTSAYGGIRWESGLNRQFQYEKTQSRIGATLWEKKQLYLENSPLFYMDRVKTPVVIMHNDADGAVPWYQGIEMFTALRRLGKQVWMLNYNGEGHGLTVRKDRLDYQIRMQQFFDWILKGDRPTRWITEGVPYLEKGKDWGLEQVNEK, from the coding sequence ATGAAGAAAGCCCTTTTTTCCTTCTTTTTCGTGTTACCCCTTATGACCCTTTTTGCCCAAAAAAAGCCGCTTGACCATTCTGTTTATGATGGTTGGCAAAGTATTGGGGAGCGACAGATAAGTCCCAATGGTAAATGGGTCGTCTATACCATCGATGTGCAGGAAGGCGACAATGAATTAGTGATTCAGTCATCCGATGCCCGAAGTAAACTCACCATACCTCGTGGGTATAATGCTACGGTGACCAGTGATAACAGGTATGTGATTTTTAAGATCAAACCGTTATTTAAGGATACCCGTGAAGCAAAGATCAAAAAGAAGAAACCCGAAGAATTTCCAAAGGATTCATTGGGTATTGTGGTACTTGGGAATGATAGCGTGTGGAAGAAACCATTGGTGGCAGGTTTCAAAGTCCCTGAAGTGTTTAATGGCTGGATAGCATACACGCTGGAAAAGGAAAAAGGCAGTGAAAAGGATGGGGCAGACCTGTTGCTCTATCAGGTGGTTAAAAATGAAACACGCAAGTTTAGCCAGGTAGCTGAATACCTGTTTGATAAAAATGGCGACCGGCTTTTGGTTTATCAAACCAAAAAAGCAAAGGATTCACTTGGCATGTCCATGGTACTTTATCATGACATATTTTCCAATCAAACCGACACCCTGAGTAGGGGCGGAGTCGCGTTCAAGAACTTTGTGGTAGCCGAGAATGGCAAACAAGTGGCCTATGTTGCACAACGGGATAGCTCTGAGAAGGCCCTGCAACAATTTTATGGACTCTGGTTCTATCGGGAGGGAATGGATAGTGCCCAGTTGGTGGTAAACCGAAAATCCACCGGGATGCAACTGGGTATGACCGTCAGTGAATTTGGAAATTTAAGTTTTAGCAAAAACAATAATCGTTTATTTTTTGGTTCCTCCGCGATCCTGCCTCCAAAGGATACGACCATTCCGGATATCGATAAGGTAAGTCTGGATATCTGGCATTATAAGGAAGATTATCTGCAAACGGTACAACAGGTGCGTGCCAACCGTGACCTGCGGGAAAGTTTTCTCGCGGTCTATGATATTGAAACCGGCTGGGTAAAACAGCTTGCCTCCCGTGAATTACCCACGGTTATGATGACCAATGAAGGGGATGGGGACCAATTTGTGGGTATCACCGATTTTGGAAAGAGGGTGGAAAGTCAATGGACCGGCAATACCAAAAAAGACATCTACCTGATCGATGTCAATACCGGAAGGGCCAGGCTTATCAAAGAGAACCTGGAAGGAGTGATCGCGCCAAGCTATGTTTCCCCCTCCGGGAAATACGTAGCGTGGTACGATTATAAGAGCAAGGCATATTTTGTACATGATGGCAATACAGCCCATAACCTTACTGCCGGTATTAAGGTGAAATTATATGATGAGGGTCATGATAGTCCCAGTGAACCTTCTCCCTATGGCGGAATGGGCTGGCAAACCGGCGATTCAGCCTTGTTTGTGTATGATCGCTTTGAGATTTGGAAATTGGATCTTACTGGCAAAGCCGCGCCTGTGCGCGTTTTTGCCACCCAGGATCCACGCAAGAAGAATATTGTTATCCGTCGGGTTATAACCGACCGCGAAGAGAAATACATCAAGCCTGAAGAAAGGCAGGTTTTCTCCCTGTTTAGTGAAGAGAACAAGTCATTCCGAATCTGGCAATCATCCCTCAACAAACCCGAGGCTTTGCCTGTTGTGAATACCGGAAATGATTATGGCAATCCAATCAAAGCAAAGGATGCCGAGACCTTTTTATTTACACGGGAAAATTTTCGCGAATCGCCTGATCTTTTTACCCAGGCATCCGGAGGGACAGAAACAAGGCTCTCTGCTATCAATCCTCAGCAGTCGGACTATTGGTGGGGTACTGCAGAACTGATTTCGTGGAAAGCCTATAACGGAAAACAGGCGACCGGGATCGTCTATAAACCTGAGAATTTTGATCCCAAAAAGAAGTACCCGATGATCTGTTACTTCTATGAGGAGATGAGCAATACCCTTCATACTTACTATGCACCGGCTCCCATCCGAAGTGCCATCAATATACCTTTTTACACCAGTCGTGGCTATGTCATTTTCGTTCCGGATATCAAATACAAGATCGGGTATCCCGGACAAGGGGCTTATGATTATGTGGTGAGTGGCGCAAGGGCGGTGGTAAGAAAAGGGTATGTGGACAGTACCCGCATGGCGATTCAGGGACATAGCTGGGGTGGGTATCAGGTAGCCTACCTTATTACGCGGACCAATTTATTTAAGGCTGCCTGGTCGGGCGCTCCAGTGGTGAATATGACGAGTGCCTATGGTGGTATACGCTGGGAATCAGGTCTTAACCGGCAATTCCAGTATGAAAAAACCCAAAGCCGGATCGGTGCAACCCTTTGGGAGAAAAAACAACTCTATCTCGAGAATTCGCCGCTTTTCTATATGGACAGGGTAAAAACACCGGTGGTGATCATGCACAATGATGCCGATGGAGCAGTACCCTGGTACCAGGGAATTGAGATGTTTACGGCCCTGAGACGCCTTGGTAAACAGGTGTGGATGTTGAATTACAATGGGGAAGGGCATGGGTTGACCGTGAGGAAGGACAGGCTGGATTACCAGATTCGTATGCAACAATTCTTCGACTGGATACTTAAAGGCGATAGACCTACCCGGTGGATCACCGAGGGTGTACCCTATCTGGAAAAAGGCAAGGATTGGGGGCTTGAGCAGGTTAACGAAAAATAA
- a CDS encoding alpha-glucuronidase has protein sequence MRSNMPKQAYYIGLSFLLLFTLPLRAETGYDLWLRYNKVSDPVLLKHYRQYIEDPVFPGSSPMLDVAKAELRNAFTGLLGTTVSLRTTPTSRSTFFVQLNKTAEPGLGEEGFGITSKGGKIVVRANTEKGILYGSFHFLRLLQTNQRIDKLSILSTPRLKLRMLNHWDNLNRTVERGYAGFSLWDWHRLPGYLDPRYIDYARANASIGINAVSLTNVNANATVLSPSYLLKVKALADLFRPYGIKVFLTARFSAPIELGKLKTADPLDPGVKQWWTEKAREIYALIPDFGGFLVKANSEGQPGPQDYKRNHAEGANMLAEALAPHNGIVIWRAFVYAAENPVDRHKQAYDDFVPLDGKFLPNVMVQVKNGAIDFMPREPFHPLFGAMPNTPLMMEFQVTQEYLGQATNWVYLGPLFKEVLDADTHQQGKGSTVAKVIDGSLEGHTLTGMTGVSNIGNDINWCGHPMAQANWYALGRLAWDHQLSPDSIAGEWIRMSFSNDPKLVKTIRGIMGRTREIMVNYMNPLGLHHIMGTGHHYGPAPWVSNQSRPEWNPVYYHKADSIGIGFNRTATGSNALEQYHPGARKAWEDKATCELPYLLWFHHVGWKERLVTGRTLWDELCYRYYGGADSVQWIMREWNALEGKVDKERFSQVKQLLKVQWEEAVWWREACLLYFQTFSREPIPASYPQPVKSLDYYKSLRFPFAPGNG, from the coding sequence ATGCGCTCCAACATGCCAAAACAAGCATACTACATCGGCCTATCATTTTTGTTGCTTTTTACATTGCCTCTTCGGGCTGAAACGGGTTATGATCTTTGGCTACGGTATAACAAAGTGTCTGACCCTGTTCTGTTAAAACATTACCGCCAGTATATTGAGGATCCTGTTTTTCCTGGCAGTAGTCCTATGCTTGATGTGGCAAAGGCGGAGCTCAGGAACGCTTTCACCGGATTATTGGGAACCACCGTATCACTACGTACAACACCTACCAGCCGCTCTACTTTTTTTGTACAATTAAATAAAACAGCAGAACCTGGATTGGGCGAGGAGGGCTTTGGTATCACCAGCAAAGGGGGGAAGATCGTTGTAAGGGCCAATACGGAAAAAGGAATCCTCTATGGAAGTTTCCATTTTCTCCGGCTACTGCAAACGAATCAGCGGATCGATAAACTCAGCATCCTGTCTACGCCGCGGTTGAAACTTCGGATGTTAAACCATTGGGATAATCTGAACCGGACCGTGGAAAGAGGGTATGCTGGATTTTCCCTGTGGGATTGGCACCGCCTGCCCGGATATCTGGATCCACGTTATATTGATTATGCCAGGGCCAATGCTTCAATTGGTATCAACGCTGTTTCGCTGACCAATGTGAATGCGAATGCGACGGTATTATCGCCTTCCTATCTCTTAAAAGTGAAAGCCCTTGCCGATCTGTTTCGTCCATACGGCATCAAGGTATTTTTAACGGCCCGTTTTTCAGCGCCCATCGAATTGGGAAAATTGAAGACGGCCGATCCGCTTGACCCCGGGGTAAAACAATGGTGGACAGAAAAGGCCAGGGAAATATATGCCCTGATACCTGATTTCGGGGGATTTCTTGTAAAGGCTAACAGTGAAGGACAACCGGGTCCACAGGACTATAAACGAAACCATGCGGAAGGCGCTAATATGCTGGCCGAAGCATTGGCACCGCATAACGGCATCGTGATCTGGCGGGCATTTGTATATGCGGCCGAGAACCCGGTAGACCGTCACAAACAGGCTTATGATGATTTTGTACCGTTGGATGGAAAATTCCTACCCAACGTCATGGTCCAGGTTAAAAACGGAGCGATCGACTTCATGCCCCGCGAACCTTTTCATCCTTTATTTGGCGCCATGCCCAATACCCCATTGATGATGGAGTTTCAGGTGACACAGGAATACCTGGGACAGGCCACCAATTGGGTTTATCTGGGGCCACTTTTTAAAGAGGTATTGGATGCAGACACGCACCAGCAGGGAAAAGGGAGCACGGTGGCCAAAGTGATCGATGGTAGTTTGGAAGGGCATACACTGACAGGTATGACCGGTGTATCGAATATAGGAAATGATATAAACTGGTGTGGCCACCCCATGGCGCAAGCCAATTGGTATGCCTTGGGCCGGTTGGCCTGGGATCATCAGCTTTCTCCGGATTCAATAGCCGGCGAATGGATACGGATGAGTTTTTCCAATGATCCAAAACTGGTAAAGACCATACGGGGAATTATGGGAAGGACCCGCGAGATCATGGTCAATTACATGAACCCACTTGGTTTGCATCATATCATGGGCACGGGTCATCATTACGGGCCTGCCCCCTGGGTTTCCAATCAATCCAGACCCGAATGGAACCCGGTCTATTACCACAAAGCGGATTCTATTGGCATAGGCTTCAATCGTACAGCAACAGGAAGCAATGCCCTGGAGCAATATCATCCGGGTGCCCGTAAGGCCTGGGAAGACAAAGCAACGTGTGAATTACCTTATTTGTTGTGGTTTCATCATGTAGGTTGGAAGGAAAGGCTGGTGACCGGCAGGACCTTATGGGATGAATTATGTTATCGCTATTATGGAGGAGCCGATAGTGTACAATGGATCATGCGGGAGTGGAACGCACTCGAAGGGAAAGTGGACAAGGAACGATTCTCACAGGTAAAACAACTGCTGAAGGTACAATGGGAGGAGGCAGTATGGTGGAGAGAGGCCTGTTTGCTCTATTTTCAAACCTTTAGCCGGGAACCCATACCGGCATCTTATCCGCAACCTGTAAAATCATTGGATTATTATAAAAGTTTACGGTTCCCTTTTGCTCCAGGTAATGGGTGA